CCGCGCAGGGCGAGGGTCTGGGCGCGGACCGTCCGGGCGGTGCCGCCCCAGTCGAGGACGCCGATGACGAGGATCAGCAGCAGCGGCCGCGGGAAGTCGGCCGGGACCACGGCGGTCAGCGCGATGGCGAGCACCAGCATGGGCAGGGCGATCAGCACGTCGGTGGCGCCGCCGACGATCCGTCCGAGGAAGCGGTTGCCGAGTGCGGCGGTGAGCCCGGCGGCGATGCCGAGGAGGATCTGCAGGGCCGTGGCGCCGAGGGCGACGAGCAGGGAGATCCGGGCTCCGTACAGGAGCCGGGTGAAGAGGTCGCGGCCGCTGCCCGGTTCGACGCCGAGCCAGTGCTCGGCGGAGATCCCGCCGAAGGAGCCGAGCGGGACCCCGCCGCGGGCGGAGTCGACGAGCTCGTCGTGGTAGGTGTTCGGGTCCTGGCCGGCGAGCTGCGCGAGCAGCGGCGCGGTGAGGGCGAGGAGGACGAGGAGGCCCAGGACGGCGGCCGCGCCGACGGCGGAGGGCCGTCGGCGCAGCCGCCGCCAGACCTGGCGGCCGGCGCCCACCGGGGCCGGGGTGGGGGCCCCGACCGCGGTGGGCGGCCGGCGGGTCGGGATTGTCACTTGACGGAGACCTGCGAGATGTCGAGGACGCCGGTCCAGTCGCTGATGACGACGTTCTTGACGTCCTTGCCGACGAGCCGCTTGTAGACCGGGTGGAAGAGCGGTACGTCGAGGGCCTGTTCGCCGGTCTTCTTGTCGAGGGCGCCCCAGCGCTTGCCGGCCGCCGCGAGGTCGGTGAGCTTGGCGATCTCGTCGATCTCGGTGTTCACGGCGGGGTCGTTCAGCTGCGCGTGGTTGTAGTTGGAGCCGTTGGTGACGATCTGCCGGCCGTCGAAGATCGGGGCGAGGAAGGGACCGCCGGAGGGCCAGTCGGCGCCCCAGCGGGACAGGAAGAAGCCGGGGGTGTTCTTGGCGTCCCAGCGGCGCTCGTTGAAGGCGTTGTTCTCCAGGCCCTCCAGCTTGACGGTGATCCCGGCGGCGGCGAGGGCCTGCTGCACGGCGGTGGCGACCTCGGGGCTGGTCTGGCGGTTCTGCGCGTTGGAGTGGGTCAGGGTGACGGTGAGCCCGTCGGGGAAGCCCGCCTCCTTCAGCAGCTCCTTGGCCTTGGCCGGGTTGCCCGTCTTGCCGGCCGGGAAGTGGTCGTAGGGCGTGTGGCCGAAGGCCTCGCGCTCGGGCAGGAAGGTGGTGGCCGGCTCGGCCAGCGCGGAGCCGCCGGCGGCGTTGATGACGCTGGTGCGGTTGATGGCGTACGAGATGGCCTGGCGGACCTTCGGGTTGTCGAAGGGGGCGACCTTCGGGTTGAAGGCCAGGTAGTTGACGTAGCCGAAGTGGCCGGTGCCGACGCGGCCCGCCAGTTCCTTGTTGTCGCCGATCTGGGCGAGTTCGGCGGGGCCCAGGTTGGTGTCGGTGGTCACGGCGGCGGCGTCCGGGCCGGAGCTGGTGGACAGCCGCTGGTTGATGACGGCCGCGTCGAGCCCGGAGCGGACGTCGATCCGGTCCGGGTAGGCCTTGCGCTCCGGGTCGCTCGATTCGTCCCAGTGCTCGTTGCGTTCCAGCAGCAGGGTCTCGCCGTCGTTGGTGTTCTTGGCGACCTTGTACGGGCCGGAGGACAGGGGGTGCTCCTCGTACTTCACGCCGGTGTCCTTGGCCTTGGGCACGGGGGCGAACTGCGTCTGGGTGGCGAGGAAGGGGAACTCGCCCTCGGGCTTGCGGAGTTTGAAGACGATGGTCTTCGCGTCCGGCACCACGATGGAGTCGAGGCCCTTGCCGCCGTCCTTGTACGGGCCCTCGTAGGTCTCCCCGCCGATCAGCCAGTCCCGCAGGTAGGGGGCGCCGCCCGACAGTTCGGCGGCGAAGGAGCGCTCGATGGCGTACTTGATGTCGGCGGTGGTGATCGGGCTGCCGTCCTCGTACTTGAGGCCGTCCTTGAGCGTGTACGTCCACTCGGTGGCGTCCGCGTTGGGCCTGCCGAGGTCGGTGGCCAGGTCGGGCACCACCTTGGCGCCGGCCGCGCCTTCCTCGCGGTTGCGGGTGGTCAGGGTGCGGAAGACCAGCGAGGGAACGTTTCCGCCGCCCGAGGTGTAGAGCCGGGCCGGGTCGAAGTCGCTCTGCGGCTCGTTGTTGAGGACGGTCAGGGTGCCGCCCTTCTGCGGGGCGCCCGCAGCGCCGGGCTTGCCGCCGGATCCGTCGCCGGACCGGTCCGCCGCACCCTTGGGCCCGCACGCCGCGGCGCCCCCGGCCAGTACGAGGCTGACGGTGACCGCGGCGATGCGGCGCGATATGTGGGACTGACGGAGCATGGGAGAAGGGACCTCTCGGCGTGAAGTGGGATGCGGCAGGGGCCACGCGAGGGGCGACGTCCGGGATCACCGGCGGAGATCGATCACACCGGGAAGACAAAAGGCCGCACCTGCGGGCAGGGAGAACACCCGGGCGCGGCGAAGCCATGGAGAGAAAAGGGGGGCGCGCGCTCAGGCTGGGGGTACCTCCCGGGCCGCCAGGCCCAGGGGGAGCGTCAGCAACAGGAGATGTCGGCCACGCTGTGCCCGGCCACACCGAGGAGCGCCAGCTCGAAAGCGGCGCTCGCGACGGTGGTGTGGCGGTGCGACATGCGGAGAACAATGACCGATCAGCGGACGGCTGTCAACGAAGGAACCGGCCCGCCGCCTGCACCGTTCGGTCAACTCCCGGGGAAGACCCAGGGGTTGGGGCGGCAGCGGATGTTGTCGATGTCGAGGGACTTCGTCTGCTGCTGCATGATCGGCGCGAGGGCGCCCGGGGTCTGGCAGCTCACGTGCCCGTGTCCGAGCCGGTGTCCGACCTCGTGGTTGATGAGCATCTGCCGGTAGGCGAGCATCTGGTCCGCGCCGAAGGTCTGCGAACCCTGGCCCCACCGGAAGGCGTTGATCATCACTCGCTCGGTGCTGGCGGAGTCGCAGGAGACGTTGTCGACGGTGGTGTCCAGCCCGGACTTCGCGCACCAGACGCCGGTGGTCCCGGGACTGGCCAGGGTGATCACGAAGTCGGCCTCGCCGCCCGGTACCCGCTCGAAGGTCATCGCGTCGCCGTGGGCCCAGCTGCGCGGGTCGTTGAGGGTGCGCTGCACGGCGTCGGCGAACAGCTGGGGGTCCATGCCCAGGCCCTGCTCCACGTCGACCCGGTAGCGCACCCGTTTCCCCTTGCCCGGGGCCTTGGCGATGCCGGCCACGGTGTCGAAGGTCCCCGGGCCGGTGAGCTTCGCGTCGATGGGCAGCTGCTGCGCCATCTGCTGCTCGTACGTCGGCGGTTGCGCGGCCGGGGCGGCGGGCGGCGGGGAGGCGGGGGTGGGACGGCCGTCGGAGCGGCTGGCGGGGGACCGGTCGGCCTGGGTCCGCTGGGGGGCGTCGTCCCCGGCGGCGCGGGCGCCGCCGTCGGCGGAGTCGTTCTCGGTGGCCACCTGGCCGGCGACGACGACGGCCAGCACGGTGGTGACGGCCGCCGCGGCCATCCCGGTGTACGTACGGAACTTCGTGCCGCGGGCGGCCTCGGGGGCCGCGGGCGCCTCGGGCGTGCGGGGGCCGGGCACCCGGCGGTGGGAGCCGGTCGAGGTGAGCGGGTCGCGCGGGGCGGGCGGCGGGGAGTCCGCCGCGGTGCGGGGGACGCCGCGCCAGTCGCCGTAGACGGCGGCGGGCGCCGGGGCCTGCGCCCGCGCCTGCGCCGGGCCGGCGCCCCAGGCGCCGCCCGCTTCGCGCTGCTCGGGATGGCCGCCGGGGCGGACCGGGGGCGCGTACCCCTGGTGGCCGACGGTGGGCTCGGCGGACCGGTGGCTGCCCGGCGGCTGCGCGTAGGGGGCGGGCTCGTACGGATCGGGCGCGTACAGATCGGTGTCGTAGGCCTGGGGCTCGTACGCCTGCCGCTGGTAGGGAAGCGGCTCGTAGGCCTGCCGCTCGTAAGGCTGGTGTCCGTAAGGCTGGTGTTCGTACGCCGGTGGCGCGTACGCCTGCGCGTAAGGCTCCGGCTCCGGATCCGGCTCCGGCGCCACGGGCGCCGGCTGAGGACGGGCGGGGGCGGGGGCCTTGCGACTATGTCGTCCCACGGTCCTCAGCCTTTGCCGTCTTCGGTACTTCGGTCGGTTTCCCGCTCGGTGGTGTCGCGCATCAGCTCCCGGAAGGCCGCAGCCACCACCTCGGGGTACTCCATCATCGCCACGTGCCCGGCCTCGGGCAGGCTCAGCAGCCGCGATCCCCGGAAGGAAGCCGCGGCCTTCTGCGCCATGCGGTACGAGACCAGCTGGTCGCGACCACCGTAGACCAGCAGGGTCGGCGCGAGCACGCGCTGCGCCTGGCGCCACAGTCCGTGCTGGCCGCCGAGGGTGTACGCGTCGACGATCCCGCGCGAGGAACGCGTCATGGCGTCCCAGAAGTAGGGCAGCGCCATGCGCCGCTCCATCTCCTCGACGGCGGCCCGGAAGCCCTCCGCCGTCACCCGTGAGGGGTCCCCGTAACAGAGGTCCGTCACTCCCCGGGTGCGTTGTTCGGCCGTCAGCTCCCGGGTGAGCCGCCCGAACAGCGCGGCCACTCCGGGCAGGGCCAGCAGCGCGGTGGGCACGGCCGACTTCTGCACGCGCAGCTCCGGCAGCGCGGGCGAGACCAGCGTCAGGGTGCGCACCAGGTCGGGGCGGACGGCCGCGACCCGGGTGGAGACGGCCCCGCCGAGGGAGTTCCCGAAGAGGTGCACCGGTCCGCG
The Streptomyces sp. NBC_00091 genome window above contains:
- a CDS encoding ABC transporter permease, whose translation is MGAGRQVWRRLRRRPSAVGAAAVLGLLVLLALTAPLLAQLAGQDPNTYHDELVDSARGGVPLGSFGGISAEHWLGVEPGSGRDLFTRLLYGARISLLVALGATALQILLGIAAGLTAALGNRFLGRIVGGATDVLIALPMLVLAIALTAVVPADFPRPLLLILVIGVLDWGGTARTVRAQTLALRGLDFVEAARLSGNGTLRIARRELLPSLAAPVITLAALKVPTNMVIEASLSFLGVGVKPPTPSWGQMLSSAQTWFRADPTYVLLPAGLLFVTVLAFTVLGDGVRTALDPREGSRLRVGTRKERKA
- a CDS encoding ABC transporter substrate-binding protein produces the protein MLRQSHISRRIAAVTVSLVLAGGAAACGPKGAADRSGDGSGGKPGAAGAPQKGGTLTVLNNEPQSDFDPARLYTSGGGNVPSLVFRTLTTRNREEGAAGAKVVPDLATDLGRPNADATEWTYTLKDGLKYEDGSPITTADIKYAIERSFAAELSGGAPYLRDWLIGGETYEGPYKDGGKGLDSIVVPDAKTIVFKLRKPEGEFPFLATQTQFAPVPKAKDTGVKYEEHPLSSGPYKVAKNTNDGETLLLERNEHWDESSDPERKAYPDRIDVRSGLDAAVINQRLSTSSGPDAAAVTTDTNLGPAELAQIGDNKELAGRVGTGHFGYVNYLAFNPKVAPFDNPKVRQAISYAINRTSVINAAGGSALAEPATTFLPEREAFGHTPYDHFPAGKTGNPAKAKELLKEAGFPDGLTVTLTHSNAQNRQTSPEVATAVQQALAAAGITVKLEGLENNAFNERRWDAKNTPGFFLSRWGADWPSGGPFLAPIFDGRQIVTNGSNYNHAQLNDPAVNTEIDEIAKLTDLAAAGKRWGALDKKTGEQALDVPLFHPVYKRLVGKDVKNVVISDWTGVLDISQVSVK
- a CDS encoding Ms4533A family Cys-rich leader peptide, which translates into the protein MSHRHTTVASAAFELALLGVAGHSVADISCC
- a CDS encoding DUF3152 domain-containing protein, whose translation is MGRHSRKAPAPARPQPAPVAPEPDPEPEPYAQAYAPPAYEHQPYGHQPYERQAYEPLPYQRQAYEPQAYDTDLYAPDPYEPAPYAQPPGSHRSAEPTVGHQGYAPPVRPGGHPEQREAGGAWGAGPAQARAQAPAPAAVYGDWRGVPRTAADSPPPAPRDPLTSTGSHRRVPGPRTPEAPAAPEAARGTKFRTYTGMAAAAVTTVLAVVVAGQVATENDSADGGARAAGDDAPQRTQADRSPASRSDGRPTPASPPPAAPAAQPPTYEQQMAQQLPIDAKLTGPGTFDTVAGIAKAPGKGKRVRYRVDVEQGLGMDPQLFADAVQRTLNDPRSWAHGDAMTFERVPGGEADFVITLASPGTTGVWCAKSGLDTTVDNVSCDSASTERVMINAFRWGQGSQTFGADQMLAYRQMLINHEVGHRLGHGHVSCQTPGALAPIMQQQTKSLDIDNIRCRPNPWVFPGS
- a CDS encoding alpha/beta fold hydrolase — encoded protein: MSSTEPPGVRSTAEPASQVGAVRVADGERLRTVALPGLEMNVRFRPPLSEGLPPALFVHGLGGSSQNWSELMERLAGSVDGEAVDLPGFGWSPPPADRDYSVTALARSVIRHLDAAGRGPVHLFGNSLGGAVSTRVAAVRPDLVRTLTLVSPALPELRVQKSAVPTALLALPGVAALFGRLTRELTAEQRTRGVTDLCYGDPSRVTAEGFRAAVEEMERRMALPYFWDAMTRSSRGIVDAYTLGGQHGLWRQAQRVLAPTLLVYGGRDQLVSYRMAQKAAASFRGSRLLSLPEAGHVAMMEYPEVVAAAFRELMRDTTERETDRSTEDGKG